The Bradysia coprophila strain Holo2 chromosome II, BU_Bcop_v1, whole genome shotgun sequence genome has a segment encoding these proteins:
- the LOC119072196 gene encoding superoxide dismutase [Cu-Zn]-like isoform X1 has translation MKKLLLVCVAISVYVACAGAENQNKNNPIRAVAVLTGVHGITGTVHFTQTGCDQPVLVEVNIGGLNTTGQGFHIHETGDLSNGCTSLAAHYNPHNYNHAGREDDERHVGDLGNIFGNANGVSNKSFTDELISLSGPHSIIGRGVIVHLNIDDLGRTDHPDSLTTGNAGPRVACGVIGYVNSDDPFQCPHSSANILSAAALHFLLAMAFLFNKLH, from the exons ATGAAGAAACTTCTCCTGGTTTGCGTTGCTATCAGTGTCTATGTTGCATGTGCTGGTGCGGAG AATCAGAATAAGAATAATCCAATAAGAGCGGTGGCTGTTTTAACTGGTGTTCATGGCATAACAGGAACTGTCCATTTCACTCAAACTGGATGCGATCAACCGGTGTTGGTTGAAGTGAATATAGGAGGCTTAAACACAACCGGTCAAGGATTTCACATTCATGAAACAGGAGACTTGAGCAACGGTTGTACTAGTCTCGCGGCCCATTACAATCCACACAAC TACAATCACGCCGGACGTGAAGATGACGAACGGCATGTTGGTGAtttgggaaatatttttggcaatgCGAACGGAGTGAGCAATAAGAGCTTTACTGACGAGTTGATCTCATTGTCCGGCCCTCACAGCATCATTGGCCGTGGAGTTATCGTTCACTTAAATATTGATGATTTGGGCAGAACTGATCATCCCGACTCATTGACAACTGGAAATGCTGGACCCCGTGTCGCATGTGGAGTCATCGGTTATGT AAATAGTGACGATCCGTTCCAATGTCCACACAGTTCAGCCAATATATTATCAGCGGCCGCTCTCCACTTCCTACTAGCGATGGCTTTCCTGTTCAATAAATTACATTAA
- the LOC119072196 gene encoding superoxide dismutase [Cu-Zn]-like isoform X2 — protein sequence MKKLLLVCVAISVYVACAGAENNPIRAVAVLTGVHGITGTVHFTQTGCDQPVLVEVNIGGLNTTGQGFHIHETGDLSNGCTSLAAHYNPHNYNHAGREDDERHVGDLGNIFGNANGVSNKSFTDELISLSGPHSIIGRGVIVHLNIDDLGRTDHPDSLTTGNAGPRVACGVIGYVNSDDPFQCPHSSANILSAAALHFLLAMAFLFNKLH from the exons ATGAAGAAACTTCTCCTGGTTTGCGTTGCTATCAGTGTCTATGTTGCATGTGCTGGTGCGGAG AATAATCCAATAAGAGCGGTGGCTGTTTTAACTGGTGTTCATGGCATAACAGGAACTGTCCATTTCACTCAAACTGGATGCGATCAACCGGTGTTGGTTGAAGTGAATATAGGAGGCTTAAACACAACCGGTCAAGGATTTCACATTCATGAAACAGGAGACTTGAGCAACGGTTGTACTAGTCTCGCGGCCCATTACAATCCACACAAC TACAATCACGCCGGACGTGAAGATGACGAACGGCATGTTGGTGAtttgggaaatatttttggcaatgCGAACGGAGTGAGCAATAAGAGCTTTACTGACGAGTTGATCTCATTGTCCGGCCCTCACAGCATCATTGGCCGTGGAGTTATCGTTCACTTAAATATTGATGATTTGGGCAGAACTGATCATCCCGACTCATTGACAACTGGAAATGCTGGACCCCGTGTCGCATGTGGAGTCATCGGTTATGT AAATAGTGACGATCCGTTCCAATGTCCACACAGTTCAGCCAATATATTATCAGCGGCCGCTCTCCACTTCCTACTAGCGATGGCTTTCCTGTTCAATAAATTACATTAA